A single genomic interval of Cucumis sativus cultivar 9930 chromosome 5, Cucumber_9930_V3, whole genome shotgun sequence harbors:
- the LOC101220569 gene encoding bromodomain-containing factor 2 isoform X1 codes for MKRKRGNKKSKRKGGTEGAGKGAVSLGTEENSGLEEFDNDIDNDRYDSATEIRTPSSTGTDHLNVATDKDSIEKAAGKSSVGRVKVKLKTSKKMDTQLNSSDALTQSDTDKSSLQIGLEKQSVVSEKMEDCANSLSEKETGVSGNTTIASKKPGSIKIKASKSSGASNNSISTVGKVQADTRMPSKDSRPNKKELDSALTVIKKVMKMDAAEPFNVPVNPVALGIPDYFDVIDTPMDFGTICSNLENGVKYMNSEDVFKDVRYIWENCYKYNNKGDYILDLMRRVKKNFSKYWSAAGLYNGQTTATNGVDISQENGGASSQGKHLKGQSKQKSKKRHGRRHKSDCLCAICVLKRRRREREETARIAKDQTGAGNNLARDLKFEESLRGESPGSVDSSSNADDSDNELGVEEETGDEGKMEVSKQQFSTPDDDKQDEADEEKDEGNEMGQRIAADSKGNEQSERSREDYDRPLKSTMEELGDLKMEDVPQDIHNSEQKEEEEKQRKKLKAWEELSTKNPMVLELCGVVFPVNPKSVWRGPHSLLPHRRPSRTSSIHVAIEEFMKQ; via the exons ATGAAGCGTAAACGAGGGAACAAGAAGAGCAAGCGTAAAGGGGGAACTGAAGGGGCTGGGAAGGGAGCGGTTTCTTTAGGTACTGAGGAGAATTCAGGTTTGGAGGAGTTTGATAATGACATTGATAATGATAGATATGATTCTGCAACGGAAATCCGTACGCCTTCGTCCACGGGGACTGATCATCTCAATGTTGCGACTGATAAGGATTCGATCGAAAAAGCTGCTGGGAAGTCATCAGTTGGACGTGTTAAAGTGAAGCTAAAGACCTCAAAAAAGATGGATACTCAGCTTAATTCTTCCGATGCGCTCACTCAGAGTGACACTGATAAAAGTAGTCTTCAAATAGGTTTAGAGAAGCAGAGTGTAGTTTCTGAGAAAATGGAAGATTGTGCCAACTCGTTGTCCGAAAAGGAAACTGGTGTTTCTGGGAATACTACAATTGCGTCCAAGAAACCTGGGAGCATAAAGATTAAGGCTTCCAAGAGCTCCGGAGCGAGTAATAATTCGATAAGTACTGTTGGGAAGGTACAAGCTGATACTCGGATGCCTTCAAAGGATTCTCGACCTAATAAGAAAGAGTTGGATTCTGCTCTCACG GTCATAAAGAAAGTCATGAAAATGGATGCAGCTGAACCGTTTAATGTTCCTGTGAATCCTGTTGCTTTAGGGATACCC GATTACTTTGATGTGATAGATACACCAATGGATTTTGGGACAATATGCAGCAATCTTGAAAATGGtgttaaatatatgaattcaGAGGATGTTTTCAAGGATGTGCGATACATCTGGGAGAACTGCTATaagtataataataaaggTGACTACATCCTGGATCTTATGAGGAGGGTGaagaaaaacttttcaaaatattggaGTGCTGCTGGATTGTACAATGGGCAAACTACAGCTACTAATG GTGTTGATATAAGCCAGGAGAATGGTGGGGCATCCAGTCAGGGGAAACATCTGAAAGGTCAGTCAAAACAGAAATCGAAGAAGCGTCACGG ACGGCGCCATAAATCTGATTGTTTATGTGCAATATGCGTTTTAAAGCGCCGTAGGAGGGAGCGTGAAGAGACTGCTAGAATTGCTAAAGACCAAACTGGAGCTGGCAACAACCTGGCGCGAGACTTAAAGTTTGAG gAATCTTTGCGTGGGGAAAGTCCTGGCAGCGTGGATTCATCATCAAATGCTGATGATTCAGACAATGAACTAGGGGTCGAAGAAGAAACAGGAGACGAGGGGAAAATGGAAGTTTCAAAGCAACAGTTTAGCACCCCAGATGATGATAAGCAAGATGAAGCTGACGAGGAAAAAGACGAAGGAAATGAAATGGGGCAGAGAATAGCCGCTGATTCTAAAGGAAACGAGCAGTCGGAACGGTCGAGGGAGGATTATGATAGACCATTGAAATCAACAATGGAGGAATTGGGTGACTTGAAAATGGAGGACGTTCCACAAGATATTCATAACTCCGAGCAGAAG gaggaagaagaaaaacagaggAAGAAATTGAAGGCATGGGAGGAGTTGAGCACTAAAAACCCGATGGTATTAGAGTTGTGTGGAGTCGTTTTCCCAGTGAATCCCAAATCTGTGTGGAGAGGACCCCATTCATTGCTTCCGCATCGCAGACCTTCTCGCACTAGCTCCATTCACGTGGCCATAGAAGAGTTCATGAAACAGTAg
- the LOC101220569 gene encoding bromodomain-containing factor 2 isoform X2, with translation MKRKRGNKKSKRKGGTEGAGKGAVSLGTEENSGLEEFDNDIDNDRYDSATEIRTPSSTGTDHLNVATDKDSIEKAAGKSSVGRVKVKLKTSKKMDTQLNSSDALTQSDTDKSSLQIGLEKQSVVSEKMEDCANSLSEKETGVSGNTTIASKKPGSIKIKASKSSGASNNSISTVGKVQADTRMPSKDSRPNKKELDSALTVIKKVMKMDAAEPFNVPVNPVALGIPDYFDVIDTPMDFGTICSNLENGVKYMNSEDVFKDVRYIWENCYKYNNKGDYILDLMRRVKKNFSKYWSAAGLYNGQTTATNGVDISQENGGASSQGKHLKGQSKQKSKKRHGRRHKSDCLCAICVLKRRRREREETARIAKDQTGAGNNLARDLKFEESLRGESPGSVDSSSNADDSDNELGVEEETGDEGKMEVSKQQFSTPDDDKQDEADEEKDEGNEMGQRIAADSKGNEQSERSREDYDRPLKSTMEELGDLKMEDVPQDIHNSEQKNDLMAGGRRKTEEEIEGMGGVEH, from the exons ATGAAGCGTAAACGAGGGAACAAGAAGAGCAAGCGTAAAGGGGGAACTGAAGGGGCTGGGAAGGGAGCGGTTTCTTTAGGTACTGAGGAGAATTCAGGTTTGGAGGAGTTTGATAATGACATTGATAATGATAGATATGATTCTGCAACGGAAATCCGTACGCCTTCGTCCACGGGGACTGATCATCTCAATGTTGCGACTGATAAGGATTCGATCGAAAAAGCTGCTGGGAAGTCATCAGTTGGACGTGTTAAAGTGAAGCTAAAGACCTCAAAAAAGATGGATACTCAGCTTAATTCTTCCGATGCGCTCACTCAGAGTGACACTGATAAAAGTAGTCTTCAAATAGGTTTAGAGAAGCAGAGTGTAGTTTCTGAGAAAATGGAAGATTGTGCCAACTCGTTGTCCGAAAAGGAAACTGGTGTTTCTGGGAATACTACAATTGCGTCCAAGAAACCTGGGAGCATAAAGATTAAGGCTTCCAAGAGCTCCGGAGCGAGTAATAATTCGATAAGTACTGTTGGGAAGGTACAAGCTGATACTCGGATGCCTTCAAAGGATTCTCGACCTAATAAGAAAGAGTTGGATTCTGCTCTCACG GTCATAAAGAAAGTCATGAAAATGGATGCAGCTGAACCGTTTAATGTTCCTGTGAATCCTGTTGCTTTAGGGATACCC GATTACTTTGATGTGATAGATACACCAATGGATTTTGGGACAATATGCAGCAATCTTGAAAATGGtgttaaatatatgaattcaGAGGATGTTTTCAAGGATGTGCGATACATCTGGGAGAACTGCTATaagtataataataaaggTGACTACATCCTGGATCTTATGAGGAGGGTGaagaaaaacttttcaaaatattggaGTGCTGCTGGATTGTACAATGGGCAAACTACAGCTACTAATG GTGTTGATATAAGCCAGGAGAATGGTGGGGCATCCAGTCAGGGGAAACATCTGAAAGGTCAGTCAAAACAGAAATCGAAGAAGCGTCACGG ACGGCGCCATAAATCTGATTGTTTATGTGCAATATGCGTTTTAAAGCGCCGTAGGAGGGAGCGTGAAGAGACTGCTAGAATTGCTAAAGACCAAACTGGAGCTGGCAACAACCTGGCGCGAGACTTAAAGTTTGAG gAATCTTTGCGTGGGGAAAGTCCTGGCAGCGTGGATTCATCATCAAATGCTGATGATTCAGACAATGAACTAGGGGTCGAAGAAGAAACAGGAGACGAGGGGAAAATGGAAGTTTCAAAGCAACAGTTTAGCACCCCAGATGATGATAAGCAAGATGAAGCTGACGAGGAAAAAGACGAAGGAAATGAAATGGGGCAGAGAATAGCCGCTGATTCTAAAGGAAACGAGCAGTCGGAACGGTCGAGGGAGGATTATGATAGACCATTGAAATCAACAATGGAGGAATTGGGTGACTTGAAAATGGAGGACGTTCCACAAGATATTCATAACTCCGAGCAGAAG AATGATTTGATGgcaggaggaagaagaaaaacagaggAAGAAATTGAAGGCATGGGAGGAGTTGAGCACTAA
- the LOC101223094 gene encoding probable ion channel POLLUX, translating into MANHNENSTLTKPDSPPLLKRSKTIALDTPPPPQHFPGPLFPAVRRLSSSPPPLSASAFRQSNSDLRLSLDNNNNNNNNNNNDSASPPHGAHFFNRDYIFPSCLGPYASNSRLSLKTPKLANQDVSTTTTSSNRRIGSGRVRGVAVEQSPSVAATLKVGESKKEEKVVKVIGKPDLDSQSSSVKRSWKPSRSLMQYWPIVACMFMGFYVVFLQTKVTKLEEEKSHLRQICSNENVINATWGISVPGDNSSIFYFFNADSRTIALYTVVCTLVMPFILYKYLDYLPRIKNFSERTQNSKDEVPLNKRIAYVVDVCFSIYPYAKLLALLFATVFLIGFGGLALYAVSDGNFVEALWLSWTFVADSGNHADRVGIGPRIVSVSISAGGMLIFAMMLGLVSDAISEKVDSLRKGKSEVIERNHILILGWSDKLGSLLKQLAIANKSIGGGVVVVLAERDKEEMEMDIAKLEFDFMGTSVICRSGSPLILADLKKVSVSKARAIIVLATDENADQSDARALRVVLSLTGVKEGLRGHVVVEMSDLDNEPLVKLVGGEVIETVVAHDVIGRLMIQCALQPGLAQIWEDILGFENSEFYIQRWPQLDGQRFGDVLISFPDAIPCGVKVAADSGKIILNPDDNYILKEGDEVLVIAEDDDTYAPGPIPEVRRGFFQKIIDPPKYPEKILFCGWRRDIDDMIMVLEAILAPRSELWMFNEVPETEREKKLIDGGLDISSLVNIKLVHRQGNAVIRRHLESLPLETFDSILILADESLEDSVVHSDSRSLATLLLIRDIQSKRLPNKDMKLTSTSLRLAGFSHHSWIREMQQASDRSIIISEILDSRTRNLVSVSRISDYVLSNELVSMALAMVAEDQQINRVLEELFAEEGNEMCIRPAEFYLVDQEELCFYDIMIRGRQRREIVIGYKLATSEHAIINPPQKSELRKWSLDDVFVAISSG; encoded by the exons ATGGCTAACCACAATGAAAATTCCACTCTCACCAAGCCCGACTCCCCCCCTCTCCTCAAACGATCCAAGACCATCGCCCTCGATACTCCCCCTCCGCCCCAGCACTTCCCCGGCCCACTCTTCCCCGCCGTCCGCcgtctctcttcttctcctcctcctctctcTGCTTCTGCCTTCCGTCAATCCAACTCTGATCTCCGCCTCTCCCtcgataataataataataataataataacaacaacaatgaTTCCGCTTCTCCCCCTCACGGTGCTCACTTCTTCAATCGGGATTATATTTTCCCCTCTTGTCTCGGTCCTTATGCGTCTAATTCTAGACTCTCTCTTAAAACCCCCAAGCTTGCTAACCAGGACGTCTCCACCACTACCACCTCATCGAATCGTCGGATTGGTTCGGGTAGGGTAAGGGGTGTGGCCGTCGAACAGTCGCCTTCGGTGGCAGCTACGTTAAAGGTGGGGGAATCGAAGAAGGAGGAGAAGGTCGTGAAGGTGATTGGTAAACCTGATTTGGATTCTCAGTCCTCCAGTGTGAAGAGATCTTGGAAACCTTCGCGTTCTTTAATGCAATATTGG CCCATTGTCGCTTGTATGTTCATGGGATTCTATGTAGTTTTCCTGCAGACGAAAGTTACGAAACTTGAG GAAGAGAAATCTCACCTTCGTCAAATTTGTAGTAATGAAAACGTTATCAATGCAACTTGGGGAATTTCAGTACCAGGAGATAACagttcaatattttatttttttaatgctgACAGTCGAACTATAGCTTTGTATACCGTAGTGTGCACACTTGTTATGCCGTTTATATTGTACAAGTATCTTGATTACCTTCCCCGAATTAAGAACTTTTCCGAAAGAACTCAAAATAGCAAGGATGAGGTTCCTTTGAACAAGAGAATTGCATATGTGGTCGATGTGTGTTTCTCCATCTATCCTTATGCAAAGCTGCTTGCACTTCTTTTTGCCACTGTATTTCTTATAGGATTTGGTGGGTTAGCATTATATGCTGTTAGTGATGGTAACTTTGTGGAAGCTCTCTGGCTTTCATGGACATTTGTGGCCGACTCAGGAAATCATGCTGACAGGGTTGGCATTGGACCCAGAATTGTTTCTGTCTCTATAAGTGCAGGAGGTATGCTGATTTTTGCAATGATGCTTGGGCTTGTTTCTGATGCGATTTCGGAGAAAGTTGACTCACTGcgaaaaggaaaaagtgaaGTCATCGAAAGAAACCACATTCTCATTCTTGGATGGAGTGATAAATTG GGTTCACTTTTGAAGCAATTAGCTATCGCAAATAAGAGTATTGGTGGAGGGGTAGTTGTTGTTCTTGCAGAAAGAGACAAGGAGGAAATGGAGATGGATATAGCAAAGCTAGAATTTGATTTCATGGGGACATCTGTCATTTGTAGGAGTGGCAGTCCTCTTATACTTGCCGACTTGAAGAAG GTCTCTGTGTCTAAAGCACGTGCTATCATTGTATTGGCAACCGATGAGAATGCAGATCAG AGTGATGCGCGTGCTTTGAGGGTAGTGCTCAGCCTCACGGGAGTGAAGGAAGGTTTGAGGGGCCATGTAGTTGTTGAGATGAGTGACCTCGACAATGAACCTCTTGTAAAACTTGTTGGAGGTGAAGTTATTGAAACGGTTGTTGCTCATGATGTAATTGGACGCTTAATGATACAATGTGCTCTGCAACCGGGACTTGCTCAG ATATGGGAAGATATCTTGGGGTTTGAGAATTCAGAGTTCTACATCCAAAGATGGCCTCAGTTAGATGGGCAACGATTTGGAGATGTACTGATTTCATTTCCTGATGCTATTCCTTGCGGAGTTAAGGTTGCTGCAGATAGTGGAAagataatcttaaatccagATGATAACTACATTTTAAAGGAGGGGGATGAAGTCCTTGTTATAGCTGAGGATGATGACACCTACGCTCCTGGTCCCATTCCTGAG GTACGCAGAGGTTTTTTCCAAAAGATTATTGACCCTCCAAAATATCCTGAAAAGATACTGTTTTGTGGTTGGCGCCGTGATATAGATGATATGATTATG GTTCTAGAGGCAATCCTTGCTCCTCGTTCGGAGTTGTGGATGTTTAATGAAGTTCCtgaaacagagagagagaaaaagctTATTGATGGTGGACTTGATATTTCTAGTCTAGTTAACATTAAACTTGTCCATCGCCAGGGAAATGCTGTCATTAGAAGACATTTAGAGTCACTTCCACTGGAAACTTTTGATTCT ATACTAATTCTCGCAGATGAATCCTTAGAGGACTCCGTTGTGCATTCAGATTCACGTTCTCTTGCcactcttcttcttattaGAGATATACAG TCGAAGAGGCTTCCGAACAAAGATATGAAGTTAACTTCAACATCTTTGCGGCTTGCTGGGTTTTCTCATCACTCGTGGATTCGAGAAATGCAGCAAGCATCAGATAgatcaataataattagtgAAATCCTGGATTCAAGGACCAGAAATCTGGTATCAGTTTCTAGAATCAGTGATTATGTGTTGTCCAATGAATTGGTAAGTATGGCACTAGCTATGGTGGCGGAAGACCAGCAGATTAATCGTGTCCTTGAGGAACTATTTGCAGAagag GGCAATGAAATGTGTATTAGACCGGCGGAATTTTACTTAGTTGATCAGGAAGAGCTCTGTTTTTACGACATAATGATTAGGGGGCGACAGAGGCGAGAAATAGTGATAGGCTATAAGCTTGCAACATCCGAGCATGCAATAATCAATCCACCACAGAAATCTGAGCTGCGGAAATGGTCTCTGGACGACGTTTTTGTTGCGATATCGTCAGGTTGA
- the LOC101219382 gene encoding phospholipase ABHD3 isoform X1 — protein sequence MDSSLSDSFNPPPPYHLLFTSLSLIPLSHFLSAFLLLFLLFLYHFFEIHFLHDFLRAFRGDRVSITASDPDFYQSVVSKCRILHGRFSSTPWLCSPHLQTIFLSIVGRSPPVSYKRQLFRVPDGGTIALDWLRSSDVECDGFGVNVSTSDYEKTPTVIVIPGLTSDSSASYIKHLAFRIAKRGWNVVVSNHRGLGGISLTSERVYNAAWTEDIRRVVDHLHSQHPEAPLFVVGTSIGANVLVKYLGEEGANVPISGAAAVCSPWDLLHAARVIYFLNILKICDRFINRRLVQSFYNKALANGLQDFALLHQSNLSRLTEWESIKKSRSVRDFDNYATRVLANFETVDAYYRHATSSNYVGNVGVPLLCISALDDPLCTKEAIPWDECRANRNVVLATTPHGGHLAFYEGIAANTLWWARAVDEFLGVLHSSPYIGMIKKKQKTTTLTPSFSIDQGPYVSVLEDGMVTAVGDEQTDDTMQEQDAPNQETANVTTNDEVILDSVEADEHVTKNEQPERYEVKDPNPTQATTFVRKCTHCLARRSSKSFWLLAYIAIVTTWPMVRPALSLLFKKRSRNPAPGGPRIR from the exons ATGGATTCCTCCCTCTCCGACTCCTTCAATCCACCTCCCCCCTATCACCTCCTCTTCACATCACTCTCTCTCATTCCCCTCTCTCACTTCCTCTCTGccttcctcctcctcttcctcctcttcctctaCCACTTCTTCGAGATTCACTTTCTTCACGACTTCCTTCGTGCATTCAGAGGCGACCGCGTCTCCATCACTGCTTCCGATCCCGACTTCTACCAATCCGTTGTTTCCAAGTGCCGGATTCTTCACGGCAG GTTTTCCTCGACTCCCTGGCTTTGTAGTCCTCATTTGCAGACTATTTTCCTCAGCATTGTTGGGAGGTCTCCACCTGTTTCCTATAAGAG ACAGTTATTTCGTGTACCCGATGGAGGAACGATAGCTTTGGATTGGCTAAGGAGTTCTGATG TTGAATGTGATGGCTTTGGAGTGAATGTTAGCACTTCTGACTATGAGAAAACACCAACTGTTATAGTTATTCCTGGACTAACCAGTGACTCATCTGCATCT TACATTAAGCATTTGGCATTCAGGATTGCAAAACGTGGATGGAATGTTGTTGTGAGCAATCATCGTGGTCTTGGCGGCATATCACTGACT TCTGAACGTGTCTATAATGCTGCCTGGACAGAGGATATAAGGAGAGTGGTTGACCATCTTCATAGTCAACATCCAGAAGCCCCTCTGTTTGTCGTTGGGACTAGTATTGGCGCTAATGTTCTG GTAAAATACCTTGGAGAGGAAGGTGCCAATGTCCCTATTTCCGGTGCTGCTGCGGTTTGCTCGCCTTGGGATCTTTTG CATGCGGCAAGGgtcatttattttctcaatattcttaag ATATGTGACAGGTTCATTAATCGCAGGCTTGTTCAGAGTTTTTATAATAAAGCTTTGGCTAATGGCTTACAAGATTTTGCATTATT GCATCAATCCAACTTGTCTCGACTTACGGAGTGGGAATCCATTAAGAAG TCACGTTCCGTTCGTGATTTTGACAACTATGCCACACGTGTCCTTGCAAATTTTGAG ACCGTGGATGCATATTACAGGCACGCCACTAGTTCTAACTATGTGGGAAATGTAGGAGTACCACTTCTGTGTATCAGTGCTTTGGATGATCCGTTGTGCACAAAAGAAGCCATTCCATGGGACGAGTGTAG GGCAAATAGGAATGTCGTTCTAGCAACAACACCACATGGAGGACATCTAGCGTTCTATGAAGGGATAGCTGCTAACACCCTGTG GTGGGCGAGAGCTGTCGATGAATTCCTTGGTGTCCTGCATTCCAGCCCATACATTGGCATGATAAAGAAG AAGCAAAAGACAACAACTCTTACTCCAAGCTTTTCCATCGATCAAGGTCCTTACGTGAGCGTTTTGGAAGATGGAATGGTGACTGCCGTAGGAGATGAGCAAACAGATGATACTATGCAAGAGCAAGATGCGCCAAACCAGGAAACAGCCAATGTTACTACAAATGACGAAGTCATTTTGGACAGTGTAGAGGCTGATGAACATGTTACAAAGAACGAGCAACCAGAGCGGTACGAAGTAAAGGATCCAAATCCAACGCAGGCCACAACTTTTGTAAGGAAATGCACACATTGTCTTGCACGCCGGAGCAGTAAATCATTTTGGCTGCTCGCATACATTGCAATTGTCACAACATGGCCAATGGTGCGCCCAGCTCTCTCTTTACTCTTTAAGAAGAGATCTAGAAATCCGGCTCCTGGAGGTCCACGTATAAGATAG
- the LOC101219382 gene encoding phospholipase ABHD3 isoform X2 codes for MDSSLSDSFNPPPPYHLLFTSLSLIPLSHFLSAFLLLFLLFLYHFFEIHFLHDFLRAFRGDRVSITASDPDFYQSVVSKCRILHGRFSSTPWLCSPHLQTIFLSIVGRSPPVSYKRQLFRVPDGGTIALDWLRSSDVECDGFGVNVSTSDYEKTPTVIVIPGLTSDSSASYIKHLAFRIAKRGWNVVVSNHRGLGGISLTSERVYNAAWTEDIRRVVDHLHSQHPEAPLFVVGTSIGANVLVKYLGEEGANVPISGAAAVCSPWDLLICDRFINRRLVQSFYNKALANGLQDFALLHQSNLSRLTEWESIKKSRSVRDFDNYATRVLANFETVDAYYRHATSSNYVGNVGVPLLCISALDDPLCTKEAIPWDECRANRNVVLATTPHGGHLAFYEGIAANTLWWARAVDEFLGVLHSSPYIGMIKKKQKTTTLTPSFSIDQGPYVSVLEDGMVTAVGDEQTDDTMQEQDAPNQETANVTTNDEVILDSVEADEHVTKNEQPERYEVKDPNPTQATTFVRKCTHCLARRSSKSFWLLAYIAIVTTWPMVRPALSLLFKKRSRNPAPGGPRIR; via the exons ATGGATTCCTCCCTCTCCGACTCCTTCAATCCACCTCCCCCCTATCACCTCCTCTTCACATCACTCTCTCTCATTCCCCTCTCTCACTTCCTCTCTGccttcctcctcctcttcctcctcttcctctaCCACTTCTTCGAGATTCACTTTCTTCACGACTTCCTTCGTGCATTCAGAGGCGACCGCGTCTCCATCACTGCTTCCGATCCCGACTTCTACCAATCCGTTGTTTCCAAGTGCCGGATTCTTCACGGCAG GTTTTCCTCGACTCCCTGGCTTTGTAGTCCTCATTTGCAGACTATTTTCCTCAGCATTGTTGGGAGGTCTCCACCTGTTTCCTATAAGAG ACAGTTATTTCGTGTACCCGATGGAGGAACGATAGCTTTGGATTGGCTAAGGAGTTCTGATG TTGAATGTGATGGCTTTGGAGTGAATGTTAGCACTTCTGACTATGAGAAAACACCAACTGTTATAGTTATTCCTGGACTAACCAGTGACTCATCTGCATCT TACATTAAGCATTTGGCATTCAGGATTGCAAAACGTGGATGGAATGTTGTTGTGAGCAATCATCGTGGTCTTGGCGGCATATCACTGACT TCTGAACGTGTCTATAATGCTGCCTGGACAGAGGATATAAGGAGAGTGGTTGACCATCTTCATAGTCAACATCCAGAAGCCCCTCTGTTTGTCGTTGGGACTAGTATTGGCGCTAATGTTCTG GTAAAATACCTTGGAGAGGAAGGTGCCAATGTCCCTATTTCCGGTGCTGCTGCGGTTTGCTCGCCTTGGGATCTTTTG ATATGTGACAGGTTCATTAATCGCAGGCTTGTTCAGAGTTTTTATAATAAAGCTTTGGCTAATGGCTTACAAGATTTTGCATTATT GCATCAATCCAACTTGTCTCGACTTACGGAGTGGGAATCCATTAAGAAG TCACGTTCCGTTCGTGATTTTGACAACTATGCCACACGTGTCCTTGCAAATTTTGAG ACCGTGGATGCATATTACAGGCACGCCACTAGTTCTAACTATGTGGGAAATGTAGGAGTACCACTTCTGTGTATCAGTGCTTTGGATGATCCGTTGTGCACAAAAGAAGCCATTCCATGGGACGAGTGTAG GGCAAATAGGAATGTCGTTCTAGCAACAACACCACATGGAGGACATCTAGCGTTCTATGAAGGGATAGCTGCTAACACCCTGTG GTGGGCGAGAGCTGTCGATGAATTCCTTGGTGTCCTGCATTCCAGCCCATACATTGGCATGATAAAGAAG AAGCAAAAGACAACAACTCTTACTCCAAGCTTTTCCATCGATCAAGGTCCTTACGTGAGCGTTTTGGAAGATGGAATGGTGACTGCCGTAGGAGATGAGCAAACAGATGATACTATGCAAGAGCAAGATGCGCCAAACCAGGAAACAGCCAATGTTACTACAAATGACGAAGTCATTTTGGACAGTGTAGAGGCTGATGAACATGTTACAAAGAACGAGCAACCAGAGCGGTACGAAGTAAAGGATCCAAATCCAACGCAGGCCACAACTTTTGTAAGGAAATGCACACATTGTCTTGCACGCCGGAGCAGTAAATCATTTTGGCTGCTCGCATACATTGCAATTGTCACAACATGGCCAATGGTGCGCCCAGCTCTCTCTTTACTCTTTAAGAAGAGATCTAGAAATCCGGCTCCTGGAGGTCCACGTATAAGATAG
- the LOC101222858 gene encoding WEB family protein At1g75720 → MIFVLTLKQQPSFSLSPPLILKLKQRAQFSHQTNRQIHPRTHPKLTNSPTMEDPEIPSQTSASAVDTSRPFRSVKEAVAVFGERLLVGDAYSSSPKPSTDAPLPEIGTWEAMPSSTTTIKEEKEHVLVSLKKLEAELEETKEELRLLKEREEDTEVALASLNAELHKNMSKLAEAEAAAAGKAAAARRIVTSGRIEEEMKRSELKMRRMEETDSPTLAQILSFGDKIGYFGGKKEKKKIKKKPIIPLVGDLLLILRKKGSSENDLRSSFN, encoded by the coding sequence ATGATTTTTGTCTTAACCTTGAAACAACAGCCatccttctctctctcccccccTTTAATTTTAAAGCTAAAGCAAAGAGCTCAATTCTCCCACCAAACCAATCGTCAAATACACCCTCGTACACATCCCAAACTCACTAACTCTCCAACCATGGAAGACCCTGAAATACCTAGCCAAACTTCTGCCTCCGCAGTCGACACCTCCCGCCCCTTCCGCTCTGTCAAAGAAGCCGTCGCTGTGTTTGGCGAACGCCTTCTAGTTGGAGACGCATACTCATCATCTCCAAAACCATCCACGGACGCTCCATTGCCTGAAATAGGCACATGGGAGGCAATGCCAAGCTctacaacaacaataaaagaagagaaagaacaTGTTTTGGTTAGCTTGAAGAAACTCGAGGCAGAGCTGGAAGAGACCAAGGAAGAGTTGAGGTTGCTAAAGGAAAGGGAAGAAGATACAGAAGTGGCATTGGCATCACTGAATGCAGAGCTACATAAGAACATGTCGAAGTTAGCCGAGGCCGAGGCGGCCGCAGCGGGAAAAGCTGCAGCGGCGAGAAGAATTGTGACGAGCGGAAggatagaagaagaaatgaagaggTCGGAATTGAAGATGAGGAGAATGGAGGAGACAGATTCACCTACATTAGCTCAGATATTGAGCTTTGGAGACAAAATAGGGTATTTTGGagggaagaaggaaaagaaaaagataaagaaaaaaccaattaTTCCTCTGGTGGGAGATTTGTTGTTAATATTAAGGAAAAAAGGGTCTTCTGAGAATGATCTTCGTTCATCTTTCAATTAA